Proteins from one Setaria italica strain Yugu1 chromosome V, Setaria_italica_v2.0, whole genome shotgun sequence genomic window:
- the LOC101777187 gene encoding inorganic phosphate transporter 1-11 — translation MADAPAAGPNLAVLDALDSARTQMYHMKAIVIAGMGFFTDAYDLFCISTVSKLLGRLYYPFDNLNDSDASKSKPGTLPMSVNNMVVGVALVGTLVGQLVFGYFGDKLGRKRVYGITLVLMAACAIASGLSFGSSPSAVIGTLCFFRFWLGFGIGGDYPLSATIMSEYSNKKTRGAFIAAVFAMQGVGIIFAGLVSMIVSGLLLHYHPAPSFEEAIQQNPKDPRASNQWPAADYMWRIVLMIGAVPAVVTFYWRMKMPETARYTALIEGNAKQAASDMEKVMDVEIQAEQEKLARYKAANDYPLLSVEFARRHGMHLLGTATTWFLLDIAFYSQNLTQKDIFPAIHLTSPAKEINALTEVFQISKAMFLVALLGTFPGYWVTVALIDKMGRYLIQLIGFFMMSAFMLAMGIMYESLRNKRTTLFAFLYALTFFFANFGPNSTTFVLPAELFPTRVRSTCHAISAASGKAGAIVAAYGVQRLTLTDDVKYIKMALIILSITNMLGFAFTFLVPETMGRSLEEISGEDGNVGTGSGAPAGPGMGAADVSRDDKMPVSSTEWQSSMHA, via the exons ATGGCggacgcgccggcggccgggccgaACCTGGCGGTGCTGGACGCGCTGGACTCGGCGCGCACCCAGATGTACCACATGAAGGCCATCGTCATTGCCGGCATGGGCTTCTTCACCGACGCCTACGACCTCTTCTGCATCTCCACCGTCTCCAAGCTGCTGGGTCGCCTCTACTACCCGTTCGATAACCTCAACGACTCCGACGCCTCCAAGAGCAAGCCCGGCACGCTGCCCATGAGCGTCAACAACATGGTCGTCGGCGTCGCCCTCGTCGGCACGCTCGTGGGCCAGCTCGTCTTCGGCTACTTTGGCGACAAGCTCGGCCGGAAGCGCGTCTACGGCATCACGCTCGTGCTCATGGCCGCCTGCGCCATCGCCTCGGGCCTCTCCTTCGGCAGCTCCCCCTCCGCCGTCATCGGCACGCTCTGCTTCTTCCGCTTCTGGCTCGGCTTTGGCATCGGCGGCGACTACCCGCTGTCGGCGACCATCATGTCCGAGTACTCCAACAAGAAGACGCGCGGCGCCTTCATCGCCGCCGTGTTCGCCATGCAGGGCGTCGGGATCATCTTCGCGGGGCTCGTGTCCATGATCGTCTCGGGCCTTCTCCTGCACTACCACCCCGCGCCATCGTTTGAAGAAGCAATCCAACAGAACCCCAAAGACCCCAGGGCGTCGAAccagtggccggcggcggactACATGTGGCGCATCGTGCTGATGATCGGCGCGGTGCCGGCGGTGGTCACGTTCTACTGGCGGATGAAGATGCCCGAAACGGCGAGGTACACCGCGCTCATCGAGGGCAACGCCAAGCAGGCGGCCAGCGACATGGAGAAGGTGATGGACGTCGAGATCCAGGCCGAGCAGGAGAAGCTCGCCAGGTACAAGGCGGCCAACGACTACCCGCTGCTGTCGGTGGAGTTCGCCCGCCGCCACGGCATGCACCTCCTCGGCACGGCCACCACGTGGTTCCTCCTCGACATCGCCTTCTACAGCCAGAACCTCACCCAGAAGGACATCTTCCCGGCGATCCACCTCACGAGCCCCGCCAAGGAGATAAACGCCCTGACCGAGGTGTTCCAGATTTCAAAGGCCATGTTCCTCGTCGCGCTCCTCGGCACCTTCCCCGGCTACTGGGTCACCGTCGCTCTCATCGACAAAATGGGCAG GTACCTGATCCAGCTCATCGGTTTCTTCATGATGTCTGCGTTCATGCTCGCCATGGGCATCATGTACGAGAGCCTCAGGAACAAGCGCACCACGCTCTTCGCGTTCTTGTACGCGCTCACCTTTTTCTTCGCCAACTTCGGTCCTAACAGCACCACCTTCGTGCTCCCCGCCGAGCTGTTCCCGACGCGCGTGCGCTCCACCTGCCACGCCATCAGCGCCGCGTCGGGCAAGGCCGGCGCCATCGTCGCCGCCTACGGGGTGCAGAGACTCACGCTCACGGACGACGTGAAATACATCAAGATGGCGCTCATCATCCTCTCCATCACCAACATGCTCGGCTTCGCCTTCACCTTCCTCGTCCCGGAGACCATGGGCCGGTCGCTCGAGGAGATCTCCGGGGAGGACGGCAACGTCGGCACTGGATCCGGCGCTCCCGCCGGCCCGGGCATGGGCGCTGCGGACGTGAGCAGGGACGACAAGATGCCTGTTTCTAGCACAGAGTGGCAGAGCTCCATGCATGCCTGA